The nucleotide sequence AAACCACTTAGATTACGCCACGTGTTCACTTTCCTCTCCCGCGTTATAGTCTACACAGATCTAACCGTTAACTCCAACAGTCGTGTTCTCTCACCTCCCATATCTAGCCGTTGAGCCCAAAACtgtacatctctctctctctctctctcctcttcttgcaGTTTCGTTTCGAAAGAaagagaacgaagaagaagaaagaacgaAACCTGCAGATTTGTTTGTAAGAAAAAATGGGTAAGCttttgtgtgattccacggCAACATTTCAATCTCCTTCGCCTACGGTTCCTTGGAGAGAGCCTTCAACAGCCGCCGCCGTATCTCTCGACGACGTGGATCTTGTTGACCAATCCGCGGCGGCTGCGGCGGTCGAAGCGGTGGAGAAGACGATGGAGGCGGCGGCTACGGCGTGGGATGAGGTTTTTGGTCTTGAGGAGCAGCAAAGACGGCATCTTAGCCGGCTTCACGCGAGGGGTGTGTTGTGGAAGCATCCTGGGAAAGACGATTCCTCTGCTTCCGTCGTTTTCCGTCTTTCCCACGGCGGAGAGGTTTCTTCCGACGGGAACTGTCTTTTCACCGCGTCGCACAAGGCCATGGAGGCGCGTGGGATCGACGCGCGAGATTTGCGGCGGCGTACGGTGAGGAGGTTTTTGGAGGATTTCGGATCTGCGAGCGAGGGTGAGAAGGAGGTTATTACGGATGCGATAAGGCATATGTATTCGCCGGATCTGAAGAGTGGTTGGGGGATTCATATCGTTCAGGAAGAGAAGTTGTTGGCCAAGAAAGATGAAAGGGAGACTCTAGATTCCGCCATTGATGAGCTTATTCAGATTGGGATGCAGAGGTACGTtagctcttttgttttttgctaaCTCCAGATTCAGATCTGGTTTGAATGGATATGGAAATTAGGAAGTAAATGTTGCATTGTTGTTCTTGTCATGATTAAGAAAGTTGCAAACTTTAGGTGAAATTATGCTTCTTTATAATCAATCTCATTAAGGGTTTGTGTTGTTTATTGATTACTTTTGTCTCTTGTTTTGttacattgcagagaaactgcGGCAGAGTCGATCTACAGAGAGAGGTGTCTGCCTGTGAACGATGGACTTAGTTGGGCTAAGTACATGTCGATTTCAGGGTCATCAGAGGATGAGTATGACATTATCACCTTGCAGTATACGGAAGATGGGTTGTTATCTGTAGAAGAGAACAGAGAAGGACATGCAGCTGCGTTTGGGGATGATATTGCAATTGAATGTCTCGCCACAGAATTCAAACGAGAAATCTATGTGGTGAGTAGTAGTGATCTATCTGCTTATCAAGTTTTCTTACTTGGTTgtgttatttttaattacatcaAAGTAAGGTTGTGAAATTTGTGTTATCTATAGGTGCAAGCTCATGGATCAGATGGGATGGTAGAGGAAGAGAACTGTGTGTTCTTCCTTCCACACAAACCAAGAAGTGAAGTCCTTGATGTCCCAGTCTTTCTTTTCATGAAAGGCACAGGTAGTTAATTACTAATAAAAAGACCAACTTGATAAAATCTTTCTctacatttatataaattaagtaCTAAAAACTATCTCATTGGTTCAGGTTGGTGTGGTGGTGGAGCAGACCATTACGAGCCATTGATTGCGAATCCATCTCCGCTGATATCTCATGAGAAAGTCGCCCTTGTTCTCTGATATTGAGCTTTCTTCAAATTCATAGAATTTGAgggttttttttggtagttttaATACTGTTGTTGTTAGAGAGTACCACATGttagggggagagagagagttgtgcAGGTTATTGGCCTGCTGAGGAGGTTAAGCTGTTTTTATCAATTTGTAGTTTTGAGGAAGAGTGATGATTTTTTGTTCATTATTTGGGATGGGGGAAATGGGAAATTCTCTTTTGTCTGTCTAAAGAGTTGCGGCTGTAACTGTAAGAGTGTAAACTcatcatttttgtatttttgactTCTTTGAAATGAAAAAAGTTTCCCAAAATGAGATCTTTCAGCTTGCAACTAAATTTGCATCCAACCAACCAAAATCAGTCCAAAgtaaaactacaaaacaaaagaaagcatcTTTGAGAAACGTATATTCGGAGGAGatctcaaaagcaaaaaagtCCACTTGGGGGGGGCTTATTGGtagaattaaataaaataagtttctGCAGTCAGAAGCCCTTCACGTAGCCATACCAGCACAACACAAACCCAGTGAGCAGTTTGTTTTAAAGACAAAAGACAACCTTTGGGAGATCTCAAAAGGTTTCTATTTGCAGAAATGCCCCTTTAAACCCACTTCGATGTTTcttatgttcttcttctttccttaactaaaaaatctcatctttaaGCGCCCCAAATCCTTCCTCTCAGTAGTATCATTTTGAAGATGGCTGCTCTGTCTTCCTCCGTTACCTCCCGATCATATCGTTCCGGTTATTCGGCTTCTTTCTCACCGGTTAAAGGTAACCGACACCGATCACTCTCGTTCCTGTCTGCTTCTTCTCCTCGAGGATTGGATATTCATGACCTCTGTGTCAGATTCCAGAGCAAGTCTGCTCGTGCTTCTGTTTTTATGCAAGATGGTTAGTTCGATTCTCTCTTTATCTGTCTGTATTGGATTTGATCGAATCTAAGTGCAATTGAATTCTCTGATATCTGGAATTTTCAATACTTAGTTATGGAACCATTAGGTGTGTATCTGTAATATTCATATCCAGCAATAGAGGGATTGTTCTGACATTTTAGATTGGGGTTTTTAGGTGCAATTGTCACTGATTCAAATCCAACAGAGAATAAATCTTCTCTTAAAGGATTAAAAGACGAGGTGCTATCAGTTCTGTCTCAAGATGTAGCCAAGGTTGGAGCAGAATCTGATGGTCAAA is from Camelina sativa cultivar DH55 chromosome 20, Cs, whole genome shotgun sequence and encodes:
- the LOC104769525 gene encoding uncharacterized protein LOC104769525, whose product is MGKLLCDSTATFQSPSPTVPWREPSTAAAVSLDDVDLVDQSAAAAAVEAVEKTMEAAATAWDEVFGLEEQQRRHLSRLHARGVLWKHPGKDDSSASVVFRLSHGGEVSSDGNCLFTASHKAMEARGIDARDLRRRTVRRFLEDFGSASEGEKEVITDAIRHMYSPDLKSGWGIHIVQEEKLLAKKDERETLDSAIDELIQIGMQRETAAESIYRERCLPVNDGLSWAKYMSISGSSEDEYDIITLQYTEDGLLSVEENREGHAAAFGDDIAIECLATEFKREIYVVQAHGSDGMVEEENCVFFLPHKPRSEVLDVPVFLFMKGTGWCGGGADHYEPLIANPSPLISHEKVALVL